Proteins from a genomic interval of Paenibacillus sp. FSL H8-0048:
- a CDS encoding ATP-grasp domain-containing protein, producing MDKKNILVFPCGSEIGLEIHRALGFNKMLKLYGGSSVDSNHGKYVFENYIDNIPQVEHPDFIEQINLIITKYKIDFIFPAHDSVVLFLSENRHLINCTVVGSDYETCDISRSKGKTYEFMKGEILTPKVYFSKEDVSEFPVFLKPDVGQGSKGTYLVHNMDELEFYLKKDSSLLILEYLPGKEFTIDCFTDRHGELKFVGVRERTRVSNGISVNTVQIKEDEKFKRIASIINSSMVFKGVWFFQLKLNINNELSLLEIAPRVAGTMGFFRNLGVNLPLLSIYDLLGYEVEINMNQYSLEMDRALVSSFSSNLSYKNVYIDFDDTLICDGKVNIILMSFVYQCLNEGKRLILITRHKDDINTSLKKYRLHNLFDEVIHITDKTLKSAFIDPVNSILIDDSFAERNDIASQLGIATFDLDSIESLINLRR from the coding sequence AGAAATAGGGCTGGAAATTCATCGTGCTTTAGGGTTTAACAAAATGCTTAAGCTATATGGGGGTTCTAGTGTAGATTCTAATCATGGGAAATATGTGTTTGAAAATTACATTGATAATATTCCCCAAGTCGAACACCCGGATTTTATAGAGCAAATCAACCTAATTATTACTAAGTATAAAATTGATTTTATCTTTCCAGCACACGATAGTGTAGTGTTGTTTTTGAGCGAGAACCGTCATTTAATTAATTGTACTGTAGTGGGATCGGATTATGAAACTTGTGATATCTCAAGGTCAAAAGGAAAAACTTACGAGTTTATGAAAGGTGAAATTTTGACTCCGAAGGTTTACTTTTCCAAAGAGGACGTGTCAGAATTTCCTGTGTTTCTTAAGCCAGATGTAGGCCAAGGTTCAAAGGGAACGTATCTAGTTCATAATATGGATGAACTAGAGTTTTATCTGAAAAAAGATTCTTCACTTCTTATTCTTGAATATTTACCTGGTAAAGAGTTTACAATAGATTGTTTTACTGATAGACATGGTGAACTGAAGTTTGTGGGGGTTAGAGAGAGAACAAGAGTATCCAATGGGATAAGTGTAAATACCGTGCAAATAAAGGAAGATGAGAAATTTAAGAGGATAGCTAGTATCATAAATAGCTCAATGGTATTTAAAGGCGTTTGGTTTTTTCAACTGAAATTGAATATTAACAATGAACTATCTCTATTAGAGATAGCCCCTCGTGTTGCGGGGACAATGGGTTTTTTTAGGAATTTAGGTGTGAACTTACCGTTACTAAGTATTTATGATCTTTTGGGGTATGAAGTCGAAATTAATATGAATCAATATTCTTTAGAAATGGATAGGGCTTTAGTTAGTTCATTTTCATCGAATCTCTCTTACAAAAATGTGTACATAGATTTTGATGATACATTGATCTGTGATGGAAAAGTGAATATTATTTTAATGTCATTTGTTTATCAATGTCTTAATGAAGGTAAGAGGTTAATTTTGATTACAAGACATAAAGATGATATTAATACTTCATTGAAGAAATATAGGTTGCACAATCTTTTTGATGAGGTAATTCATATTACTGATAAAACATTGAAATCGGCTTTCATTGATCCGGTAAATTCCATTTTAATCGACGATTCTTTTGCAGAACGTAATGATATTGCTAGTCAACTAGGAATTGCTACTTTTGATCTGGATTCGATTGAATCTTTAATAAACCTAAGACGATAA
- a CDS encoding ABC transporter permease: MKSFFRFIIDTMKMRGLIFSLARKDFSSKYVGSYFGLVWALLNPIITVAVYWFVFSQGLRATSPLEGVPFIIWFIAGITPWLFFSEAWSSATNSMFEYSYLVKKVVFRVSVLPIVKIISSIFIHLFFVFLFILILYFYGFKPNVYYFQFLYYLFCMFVLLTGLSWITSAIIPFFKDAGQIVGIFLQFGMWLTPIAWPATMLPPNVAYWFKLNPLYYIIEGYRDTFINHVWFFHRYNQTLFFWVVTLIVFIIGASIFKKLKPHFSDVL; encoded by the coding sequence ATGAAAAGTTTTTTTAGATTTATAATCGATACTATGAAAATGAGAGGTTTGATTTTCTCATTAGCGCGAAAAGATTTTTCTTCAAAGTATGTTGGATCTTATTTTGGGTTAGTTTGGGCATTGTTAAATCCTATTATTACAGTAGCGGTGTATTGGTTTGTTTTCTCACAAGGGCTCAGAGCAACTTCACCTCTTGAAGGTGTTCCATTTATTATTTGGTTTATTGCTGGTATAACACCGTGGCTCTTTTTTTCAGAAGCTTGGAGTAGTGCTACCAATAGTATGTTTGAATATAGTTACTTGGTGAAAAAAGTAGTATTTCGTGTGAGTGTACTGCCAATTGTGAAAATAATTTCCTCAATATTTATTCATTTATTTTTTGTTTTTCTCTTCATTTTAATTCTATATTTTTATGGTTTTAAACCTAATGTCTACTATTTTCAATTCCTATATTATCTCTTTTGCATGTTTGTCCTATTGACTGGATTATCATGGATTACTTCGGCCATCATTCCCTTTTTCAAGGATGCTGGACAAATAGTAGGGATATTTCTGCAATTTGGAATGTGGTTAACGCCAATAGCGTGGCCAGCTACCATGTTGCCTCCAAATGTAGCATATTGGTTTAAACTTAATCCTCTATATTATATTATTGAAGGCTATAGAGATACGTTTATTAATCACGTGTGGTTCTTCCATAGGTATAATCAGACGCTGTTTTTTTGGGTGGTTACCTTAATTGTATTTATAATCGGCGCATCTATTTTCAAAAAGCTAAAACCTCATTTTTCAGATGTGCTGTAA
- a CDS encoding Wzt carbohydrate-binding domain-containing protein: MDAELTEIELLNMDGEYLESAAFNEDIIIRMYVKFNKECSVVVGYHIRDNKNIEILGTSTLFEGLGEIKGNPGDKMIVEFETKVPLTEGIYNISTVISTPTIHNRAALFVDYTENAIIFNVSENKDSRVWNKVYIKNGVRLARSWEETLS; this comes from the coding sequence ATGGATGCTGAACTTACTGAAATTGAACTTTTAAACATGGATGGGGAATATTTAGAAAGTGCTGCCTTCAATGAAGATATTATTATTAGAATGTATGTAAAATTCAATAAAGAGTGTAGTGTTGTAGTGGGCTATCATATAAGGGACAATAAAAATATTGAAATACTTGGAACTAGTACCTTGTTTGAAGGGCTGGGTGAAATAAAAGGAAATCCAGGAGACAAAATGATAGTTGAGTTTGAGACAAAAGTACCATTAACAGAAGGGATTTATAATATTTCAACTGTAATCTCAACTCCAACGATCCATAATAGGGCCGCGCTATTTGTTGATTATACTGAAAATGCAATCATTTTTAATGTCTCCGAGAATAAGGATTCTAGGGTTTGGAATAAGGTCTATATTAAAAATGGAGTAAGGCTGGCTCGCAGTTGGGAGGAAACCTTGTCATGA
- a CDS encoding class I SAM-dependent methyltransferase: protein MIPFHQYQRYKLAEPLINSFKIDNKKLNILEVGANEHKNLKVFFPNDEILYLDIILSEEMLSDPQFIQGDATDMKFADSSFDIVLALDVLEHIPPNKRKEFLSELYRVSKYGVILSAPFLTNKNVKSEERIASFYRAIYGSEILWQNEHAENGLPILEENLEIIRGFAQAEPITISHGNSLIWEKLMRMEFLTGLSPQATVYWEKINSYYNEDLFPNDFTEDGIRTFIIIPKSRNPIEYVYKKDVELRITDDLWAEFLDLENSFYKLCDIINNSKKEPLDKIQLFIDTGEGFSEEKSQSLYIYENQQQGNEAQFIFDIGEFKGIQRIRIDPTTQKKTIQIHSIISIYANGSKESIEVIQSNATFQTHDVYVFENDDPQMLLKGDFNGADKLIVTLEYHQLGIGLIYNLTEKINNTFAIVENKTDYLMSQFKVNSHEQENLFEQQNKKIDKIVDLLEATLKQNSLLEISINEKNEEIIERNLMLEYKDRELKLLEYEVGQYKNSLSWRITVPLRKIHLLLKRKR from the coding sequence ATGATACCCTTCCATCAATATCAAAGATATAAATTAGCTGAACCTCTGATTAATTCTTTTAAAATTGATAATAAGAAGCTGAATATATTGGAAGTAGGTGCTAATGAACATAAAAACTTAAAGGTGTTTTTTCCGAATGATGAAATTTTGTATTTGGATATAATTTTATCAGAAGAAATGCTTTCAGATCCACAATTTATCCAAGGTGATGCGACTGATATGAAGTTTGCTGACAGTTCATTTGATATTGTTTTGGCATTGGATGTTCTAGAACATATCCCACCTAATAAAAGAAAAGAATTTCTAAGTGAATTATACAGAGTAAGTAAGTACGGCGTAATTTTGTCTGCACCATTTCTAACTAACAAGAATGTCAAATCAGAGGAACGAATTGCATCTTTTTATAGAGCTATTTATGGAAGCGAGATATTATGGCAAAATGAGCATGCTGAGAATGGGTTGCCTATTTTAGAAGAAAATTTAGAAATAATAAGAGGCTTTGCGCAAGCAGAACCAATAACGATTTCACATGGGAATTCACTTATCTGGGAAAAATTAATGAGAATGGAATTCTTAACTGGATTAAGTCCACAAGCCACTGTATATTGGGAGAAAATTAATTCTTACTACAACGAGGACTTATTCCCGAATGATTTTACAGAAGATGGAATCCGAACTTTTATTATTATTCCAAAATCTCGTAATCCTATTGAATATGTGTATAAAAAAGATGTTGAATTAAGGATAACTGATGATTTATGGGCAGAATTCTTAGACCTAGAAAATAGTTTTTACAAGTTATGTGACATTATTAATAATTCTAAGAAAGAACCTTTGGATAAAATTCAACTATTTATTGATACAGGTGAGGGGTTTTCCGAAGAAAAGAGTCAATCTTTATATATATATGAGAACCAGCAACAGGGAAATGAAGCGCAGTTCATTTTTGATATAGGTGAATTCAAGGGAATACAAAGAATAAGAATCGACCCTACAACACAAAAAAAAACTATTCAAATTCACTCGATTATATCCATATATGCCAATGGATCAAAAGAGAGTATTGAAGTCATCCAATCTAATGCTACGTTTCAAACACATGACGTATACGTTTTTGAAAATGATGATCCTCAGATGTTACTCAAGGGGGACTTTAATGGGGCTGATAAATTAATTGTAACACTAGAGTACCATCAATTGGGGATTGGGTTAATATATAATTTAACTGAAAAAATCAATAACACCTTTGCCATTGTGGAGAATAAAACTGATTATCTTATGTCTCAATTCAAGGTGAACTCTCATGAGCAAGAAAATCTATTTGAGCAACAAAATAAAAAGATAGATAAAATAGTTGATCTGTTAGAAGCCACCTTAAAGCAAAATTCCCTTCTGGAAATTTCAATTAATGAGAAAAATGAAGAAATAATTGAAAGAAATCTGATGTTGGAATATAAAGATAGAGAGTTGAAATTATTGGAATATGAGGTGGGGCAGTATAAAAATTCACTTTCATGGAGAATAACAGTTCCATTAAGAAAGATCCATCTTCTATTAAAACGGAAACGATAA
- a CDS encoding glycosyltransferase family 2 protein, whose protein sequence is MNYPIKVSILVVTYNHETYIKEALDSIIMQQHDYSYEIVIADDSSTDETFAIIKDYATHHEGFVFLPNIKNHGITQNYKRAFEACRGEYIAVLEGDDYWTSPHKIAKMINFLDDNRGCSLAFNRFIVSETNTKKYNVQPWPIHEKFQLITISDLIQDNMIGNFSTCVYRNDNIKKISSSLYDIKVYDWMFNMVNAQFGLIGYIPEVMSVYRLHPNGTWTQKSESEKINDMVQSIDEYNKYFDFLYDSEFQQHRIRLLNRLVISNAPISNKQRLKRNIKNFTPPFLLSIIKYIVPPKMLDYFRNS, encoded by the coding sequence ATGAATTATCCTATTAAGGTAAGCATTCTAGTTGTCACGTATAACCATGAGACTTACATTAAAGAGGCGCTGGACAGCATAATAATGCAACAACATGATTACTCTTATGAAATTGTTATAGCAGACGATAGTTCCACAGATGAAACATTCGCTATCATTAAAGATTACGCAACTCACCATGAGGGTTTTGTGTTTCTTCCGAATATAAAAAATCATGGTATTACACAAAACTATAAGCGAGCATTTGAAGCTTGTAGGGGGGAGTACATCGCTGTGTTAGAGGGAGATGACTACTGGACGTCACCTCATAAAATAGCTAAAATGATTAATTTTTTGGATGATAACAGAGGATGCTCACTTGCGTTTAATCGATTTATTGTTTCGGAGACTAATACAAAAAAATATAATGTACAGCCCTGGCCAATACATGAGAAATTTCAACTAATAACTATATCGGATCTCATTCAAGACAATATGATTGGTAATTTTTCGACATGTGTTTATAGAAACGATAACATTAAGAAAATTAGCAGTTCATTATATGATATTAAGGTATATGATTGGATGTTTAATATGGTGAATGCACAATTCGGACTGATTGGTTATATACCTGAAGTAATGTCGGTGTATAGGCTACATCCCAACGGTACTTGGACTCAAAAGTCTGAATCAGAAAAGATTAATGATATGGTACAAAGTATTGATGAATATAATAAATACTTCGATTTTTTATACGATAGTGAGTTTCAACAACATCGGATTAGGTTGTTAAATCGTTTGGTGATAAGCAACGCACCTATCAGTAATAAGCAAAGACTTAAGCGAAATATAAAGAACTTTACGCCTCCATTTTTATTAAGCATTATTAAATATATTGTTCCACCTAAAATGTTAGATTACTTTAGAAATAGTTAA
- a CDS encoding glycosyltransferase, translated as MENTPIVSVIIPSYNHAKFISEAIESVINQTFTDFELIIVDDCSPDDSVNVIRNFKDDRIKLFVNEKNEGAVYTTNRAIQLAKGEYIALLNSDDIWDLDKLQKQVSFLKGNSRIDAVFSNAMFINEEKKELNKIDYFWADVFDKENRSSAEWLRYFFFYSNCLCHPSILIKREIYERTTLYDPSLRQLPDFKMWVYLLKFINIYIMPEKLVIFRVLANGENASADTTSNRIRTRNEIYLIMKDFFEDVTIESFKEGFSDLLRKKDFNTNEQFLCEQAFMYLNFETEVAYIYQLIALEKLHHLLENEKTRAVLEHDYSYTYRDYFKMTGQYELLDSSQRTITNMVIDNARKHLENKPGVYNRAKNLYVKLFPRK; from the coding sequence ATGGAAAACACCCCAATTGTCAGTGTTATTATTCCATCATATAATCATGCTAAGTTTATTTCGGAAGCTATTGAGAGTGTTATTAATCAAACGTTTACTGATTTCGAGCTGATTATAGTTGATGATTGTTCACCAGATGATTCTGTGAACGTAATCAGAAATTTTAAAGATGATCGTATAAAATTATTTGTTAATGAAAAAAATGAAGGTGCTGTTTATACTACTAACCGTGCGATCCAACTTGCTAAAGGCGAATATATAGCGTTACTTAATTCCGACGATATATGGGACCTAGATAAACTTCAAAAACAAGTGTCATTTTTGAAAGGAAACTCCAGGATAGATGCGGTTTTTTCAAATGCAATGTTTATTAATGAAGAAAAGAAAGAATTGAACAAAATAGATTATTTTTGGGCTGATGTTTTTGATAAAGAAAATAGAAGTAGTGCAGAATGGCTACGATACTTTTTCTTTTATTCAAACTGTTTATGTCATCCTAGTATTTTAATTAAACGGGAGATTTATGAGCGGACCACATTGTATGATCCTTCTCTTAGACAACTGCCCGATTTTAAAATGTGGGTTTACCTTCTGAAATTTATTAATATTTATATTATGCCTGAGAAATTAGTAATATTCCGTGTCTTAGCAAATGGCGAAAATGCAAGTGCAGATACTACATCTAATAGAATTCGTACACGTAATGAAATTTATTTGATTATGAAAGACTTTTTTGAGGATGTAACTATAGAATCTTTTAAAGAAGGCTTTAGCGATCTCTTACGCAAAAAAGATTTCAATACTAACGAACAATTTCTATGTGAACAGGCGTTTATGTATTTGAACTTTGAAACAGAAGTTGCCTACATATACCAATTAATTGCACTAGAAAAACTTCATCATTTATTAGAAAACGAGAAAACAAGAGCGGTTTTAGAACATGACTATTCCTATACATATAGGGATTATTTTAAAATGACTGGGCAGTATGAACTGTTGGATTCCAGTCAAAGGACAATAACAAACATGGTGATTGATAATGCCAGGAAACATTTGGAGAATAAGCCGGGTGTGTATAATCGAGCGAAAAATTTGTATGTCAAGTTATTTCCGAGAAAATAA
- a CDS encoding DegT/DnrJ/EryC1/StrS family aminotransferase gives MKKLDMPIHVTKSFLPPFAEYTQEIERIWSSHWLTNNGQIHQEFEVRVREYLGVNNCSLLVNGHLALEVALKTLGLQGEVITTPFTFASTAHAIANSGLIPVFCDIDPYNLNIDVKKIESLITEKTSAILPVHVFGNPCDIDEIDRIAKKYNLTVLYDAAHAFGVKVNGVGIGNFGDVSMFSLHATKVFHAIEGGILTYKEDDARNSIELFKNFGISGPETVEGLGINAKMNEFQAAMGLVNLRYIASEINKRKSISIHYKKRFDEIDGVRFLPDFEGVEHNYAYFPILINSAEAGVTRDEMHERLKEYNIMTRKYFYPLCSDFDCYKSENDEHLENAKIIAEQVMTVPIYSELSIDLVDYICDAVREIVNKK, from the coding sequence ATGAAAAAGTTAGATATGCCAATACATGTAACTAAATCTTTTTTACCCCCTTTTGCAGAGTATACCCAGGAGATTGAGCGAATTTGGAGTTCTCATTGGTTGACGAATAATGGGCAAATTCACCAAGAATTCGAAGTGAGGGTTCGTGAATATCTTGGAGTGAATAATTGTTCTCTTTTAGTCAATGGACACCTTGCACTCGAAGTTGCCTTGAAAACGCTTGGCCTGCAAGGTGAAGTTATTACCACTCCATTTACATTTGCATCTACAGCCCATGCCATAGCTAATTCAGGATTGATTCCTGTCTTTTGTGATATTGATCCTTATAATTTAAATATAGATGTAAAAAAAATTGAATCGCTTATTACTGAAAAAACTTCTGCCATTTTGCCTGTACATGTTTTTGGAAATCCTTGTGACATTGATGAAATTGATCGTATTGCAAAAAAATATAATCTCACTGTATTGTATGATGCAGCCCATGCTTTTGGTGTGAAAGTTAACGGTGTTGGTATTGGTAACTTTGGAGATGTCTCAATGTTCAGTTTGCATGCCACCAAAGTATTCCATGCAATTGAAGGTGGAATCCTGACATACAAAGAGGATGATGCGAGAAACTCAATTGAATTGTTTAAAAATTTCGGGATAAGTGGCCCTGAAACAGTCGAGGGACTCGGAATTAATGCTAAAATGAATGAATTCCAAGCAGCAATGGGACTTGTGAACTTGAGATATATTGCTTCAGAGATAAATAAAAGGAAGTCGATCTCTATACATTATAAAAAGAGATTCGATGAAATTGATGGTGTTCGATTCCTTCCTGATTTTGAGGGCGTTGAGCATAATTACGCCTATTTTCCCATTTTAATTAATTCTGCTGAAGCTGGCGTTACTAGGGATGAAATGCATGAGAGATTAAAAGAATACAATATTATGACGAGAAAGTATTTTTATCCTTTGTGTAGTGATTTTGATTGCTATAAAAGCGAAAATGATGAACATTTAGAAAATGCGAAAATCATTGCGGAACAAGTAATGACGGTACCTATTTATTCGGAATTAAGTATAGATTTAGTAGATTATATATGTGATGCGGTTAGAGAAATAGTCAATAAAAAGTAA
- the rfbB gene encoding dTDP-glucose 4,6-dehydratase, translating to MKLLITGGAGFIGSNFVIYMLQQHPDYQIVNVDALTYAGNLENLKSVENHPNYTFVKADITDVAAMDKLIGDGVDVVVNFAAESHVDRSILEPEVFVKTNVLGTQVLLAAAKKYSVTKFVQVSTDEVYGSLGATGLFTEETPLTPNSPYSASKAGGDLLVRAYHETFGLPVNITRCSNNYGPYQFPEKLIPLMISRALAGQALPVYGDGMNIRDWLYVEDHCSAIDLVIHEGVNGEVYNIGGNNERTNVHIVNTVLQELGKPDSLISYVQDRPGHDRRYGIDPTKITNELGWKPKHTFETGIKETIQWYLNNKEWWTRIQSGEYQQYAALQYGTLLGDSL from the coding sequence ATGAAACTCCTAATAACCGGCGGAGCCGGCTTCATCGGCAGCAACTTCGTAATCTACATGCTGCAGCAACACCCGGATTACCAGATCGTCAATGTGGATGCGTTGACGTATGCGGGGAATCTGGAGAACTTGAAATCTGTTGAGAATCATCCGAATTATACGTTTGTGAAGGCGGATATTACCGATGTAGCGGCGATGGATAAGCTGATCGGTGATGGTGTAGACGTGGTGGTTAACTTTGCGGCGGAGTCGCATGTGGACCGGAGTATTTTGGAGCCGGAAGTGTTTGTGAAGACAAATGTGCTCGGTACTCAGGTGCTGCTGGCTGCGGCTAAGAAATATAGTGTGACTAAGTTCGTTCAAGTGTCCACGGATGAGGTCTATGGATCGCTTGGTGCTACAGGTCTGTTCACGGAAGAGACTCCGCTGACCCCGAACAGCCCATATTCTGCAAGTAAAGCAGGCGGAGATTTACTGGTGCGTGCTTATCATGAAACCTTTGGGTTGCCGGTGAACATTACCCGTTGCTCGAATAACTACGGTCCTTACCAGTTCCCGGAGAAGCTGATTCCGCTGATGATCTCGCGTGCGCTGGCAGGTCAGGCTTTGCCTGTGTATGGAGATGGAATGAATATCCGTGACTGGCTGTATGTTGAAGATCACTGCAGCGCGATTGATCTGGTTATTCATGAAGGCGTGAATGGTGAAGTGTACAACATCGGCGGCAACAATGAGCGGACGAATGTGCATATCGTGAATACTGTGCTTCAAGAGCTCGGTAAGCCGGATTCGCTGATCTCATATGTTCAGGATCGTCCCGGTCATGACCGCCGTTATGGCATTGATCCAACGAAAATTACGAATGAGCTAGGCTGGAAGCCTAAGCACACGTTCGAAACCGGAATTAAGGAAACGATTCAGTGGTATCTGAATAATAAGGAATGGTGGACCCGCATTCAGTCTGGCGAATACCAGCAATATGCTGCTCTCCAGTACGGTACCCTTCTGGGGGATTCTCTGTAA
- the rfbD gene encoding dTDP-4-dehydrorhamnose reductase: MKVFVTGSGGQLGQDLMLLLQGKGYEVLGCDRQEMDITDLNQCEQTIGAFAPDAVIHCAAHTAVDAAETDVDAAYLINATGSRNVALAAEKAGAKLVYISTDYVFDGMGEQPYHEYDNTDPKSIYGKSKRAGEVLVQSLSSKYFIVRTSWVYGKYGNNFVKTMLKLGQEKPLLQVVDDQKGSPTYTVDLARFLLELIQTEKYGVYHASNSESCTWFEFTQAIFAEAEELLGLKFTAKLEPCTTEQYPRPAPRPRNSVMEHLSIRTNGFTDIRPWREGLKDFLISIQH, encoded by the coding sequence ATGAAGGTGTTTGTCACAGGCTCTGGAGGGCAACTGGGGCAGGATCTTATGCTTTTGCTTCAAGGGAAGGGGTATGAGGTGCTGGGCTGTGACCGTCAGGAGATGGATATTACCGATCTGAACCAGTGTGAGCAGACGATTGGTGCATTCGCTCCCGATGCGGTCATTCATTGTGCGGCTCATACGGCAGTGGATGCAGCCGAGACTGATGTGGATGCAGCGTACCTCATTAATGCTACAGGAAGCCGGAACGTGGCGCTCGCTGCTGAGAAGGCCGGGGCTAAACTGGTCTATATCAGCACAGATTATGTGTTCGATGGCATGGGAGAACAGCCTTACCATGAATATGATAATACCGATCCTAAGAGTATCTACGGGAAGTCCAAGCGTGCTGGAGAGGTATTGGTCCAGTCGTTATCCTCCAAGTATTTCATCGTACGCACCTCATGGGTCTACGGCAAATACGGCAATAATTTTGTCAAAACCATGCTGAAGCTAGGGCAGGAAAAGCCGCTGTTACAGGTTGTCGACGACCAAAAAGGTTCGCCTACCTACACTGTAGACTTGGCCAGATTCTTGCTGGAGCTGATCCAGACGGAAAAGTATGGAGTATACCATGCCTCGAACAGTGAGTCTTGCACGTGGTTTGAATTCACCCAGGCCATTTTTGCGGAGGCAGAGGAACTTCTGGGGCTGAAGTTCACAGCGAAGCTTGAACCTTGTACTACCGAGCAATATCCTCGTCCGGCACCGCGCCCGCGCAACTCGGTGATGGAGCATTTGTCCATTCGCACAAACGGGTTTACTGATATACGTCCATGGCGTGAGGGACTGAAGGATTTCTTAATTAGCATTCAACATTGA
- a CDS encoding acyltransferase family protein, which produces MKHNNFNLMRLIFSILVVFSHSFGLLNLDEPTIFHRSFGNFAVHCFFAVSGYFITLSFVRSTNFSEFTIKRILRILPAYIIAYLLGKILANLGNGFIDNPVPYIINGPIWTLSWEIFCYLIIGMIGFLGLLNSSILGSVWIVSFILILINSTSQAQVYQVIIPLLFLFLSGAFIALHEEKIKMKYAGLASVVLLFLLEFFPESLSKLISSLPWLYGPGFSSYILDYFVYLLILPPALIYIGKYLNVNMVLKHDISYGVYIYTWPVQQFLIYYATLKSLNITPYSLFIISIIISSSLSFLSWIFVEKKLLI; this is translated from the coding sequence GTGAAGCATAATAATTTTAATCTAATGCGACTGATTTTTAGTATACTGGTAGTCTTCTCCCACTCATTTGGTCTATTGAATTTAGATGAGCCAACAATTTTCCATAGGAGTTTTGGGAATTTTGCAGTTCATTGTTTTTTTGCTGTAAGTGGTTATTTTATAACGCTAAGTTTCGTTAGGTCTACGAATTTTAGTGAATTTACTATAAAACGGATTCTAAGAATATTACCAGCATATATTATCGCATATTTATTGGGGAAGATTTTAGCTAATTTGGGAAATGGGTTTATTGATAATCCAGTACCATATATTATTAACGGTCCTATATGGACATTGTCGTGGGAAATTTTTTGTTATTTGATAATTGGGATGATAGGATTTTTGGGATTATTGAACTCGTCAATATTAGGATCAGTATGGATCGTTTCATTTATTTTAATTTTAATTAACTCTACAAGCCAAGCTCAAGTATATCAAGTTATTATACCACTCTTGTTTTTGTTTTTATCAGGTGCATTTATTGCTTTACATGAAGAAAAGATAAAAATGAAATATGCTGGATTAGCCAGTGTAGTACTATTATTTTTATTAGAGTTCTTCCCTGAATCATTGTCTAAATTAATAAGTAGTTTGCCTTGGCTTTATGGACCTGGTTTTTCTTCGTATATATTAGACTATTTCGTATATTTACTCATATTACCCCCTGCTCTTATATACATAGGGAAATATTTGAATGTGAATATGGTTCTTAAACACGATATTTCTTATGGTGTTTATATTTATACCTGGCCAGTTCAACAATTCCTTATTTATTATGCAACACTAAAAAGTCTAAATATTACCCCATATTCACTTTTTATTATCTCAATCATTATTTCTTCTTCCTTATCTTTTCTTTCTTGGATTTTTGTTGAAAAAAAGCTATTAATCTAA